From the Oleiphilus messinensis genome, one window contains:
- a CDS encoding ABC transporter permease, protein MFDLEGYGPSIFKGAILTCEVAFLSLFLAIILGLLGATAKLSNTPPLRAVATGYTTLIRGVPDLVLMLLIYFGGQVVMNAISDWLYDEFGVDYFVQINEFVAGVITIGFIFGAYMTETFRGAFLAVDRGQIEAGIAYGMTSGQRFRRILFPQMMRHALPGLMNNWLVLLKTTALVSILGLADMVRLASEAAKQTHEPFKFLLPVALVYLILTSISEIAMKYLNHRYSAGLVNKS, encoded by the coding sequence ATGTTTGACCTTGAAGGCTACGGCCCGTCTATATTCAAAGGCGCAATTCTGACATGCGAAGTTGCGTTTCTTTCCCTTTTTCTGGCCATTATTCTCGGTCTCCTTGGCGCTACCGCCAAACTCTCTAACACGCCACCACTCAGGGCTGTTGCCACCGGCTATACCACCCTCATTCGCGGCGTGCCCGACTTGGTTCTCATGCTGTTGATTTATTTCGGCGGACAGGTTGTGATGAATGCCATTTCGGATTGGCTGTATGACGAGTTTGGCGTGGATTATTTCGTCCAGATTAACGAGTTTGTCGCTGGAGTAATTACCATTGGCTTTATCTTTGGCGCGTACATGACAGAAACGTTTCGAGGCGCTTTCCTGGCGGTTGATCGCGGTCAGATTGAAGCCGGTATTGCCTATGGCATGACGTCTGGTCAACGCTTTCGACGGATTCTGTTTCCACAAATGATGCGTCATGCGCTACCGGGACTGATGAACAATTGGCTGGTACTGTTAAAAACGACTGCTCTGGTATCCATTCTGGGGCTTGCTGACATGGTTCGACTTGCATCTGAAGCCGCCAAACAAACCCATGAACCCTTCAAGTTTCTGTTACCGGTTGCCCTGGTTTACCTGATACTGACATCGATTTCAGAAATTGCCATGAAGTATCTGAACCATCGCTACAGCGCCGGATTGGTAAACAAATCATAG
- a CDS encoding transporter substrate-binding domain-containing protein: MNKRSRSLSCIGAFLLSVIAIGTQAADTSSLRIAVDVPYEPFEFKKPDGTLTGFEIDLGNAACKEIGAKCEWIIQAWDGIIPGLLARKYDAIMSSMSITEERARKVLFSDGYYNTPSAWFGKKSIASLDVSSGEGLKGKVIGVQRGTVQDNHVTQQFSAFAEIKRYTTADDLVLDLKGGRLDVVFVDFPVGESTVLNDADYSQIGEGVQIGEGIGMAFRKRDKELADKFNAALQKLKTNGVYDDIMKKYFSYSIKM, translated from the coding sequence ATGAATAAGCGATCACGATCTCTATCCTGCATTGGAGCCTTTTTACTCTCGGTAATCGCAATCGGCACACAAGCGGCAGACACCAGCTCGCTGCGCATCGCAGTCGATGTACCCTATGAACCCTTTGAATTCAAAAAACCCGACGGTACCTTGACCGGGTTCGAAATTGATCTCGGCAACGCGGCCTGCAAGGAAATCGGTGCAAAGTGTGAATGGATCATTCAGGCGTGGGACGGCATCATTCCAGGCCTGCTTGCACGCAAGTATGATGCGATAATGTCTTCCATGTCGATCACCGAAGAACGTGCCCGCAAAGTATTATTCTCTGATGGTTACTACAACACCCCCTCGGCCTGGTTCGGCAAAAAAAGCATCGCCAGTCTTGATGTTTCAAGCGGGGAAGGTCTGAAAGGTAAAGTCATTGGCGTGCAACGCGGCACGGTGCAAGACAATCATGTGACCCAACAGTTTTCCGCCTTTGCTGAAATAAAACGCTATACCACGGCGGATGATCTGGTACTCGATTTAAAAGGCGGACGTCTTGATGTCGTTTTTGTGGATTTTCCCGTGGGTGAGTCCACTGTCCTCAATGATGCTGATTACTCTCAAATCGGCGAAGGCGTGCAAATCGGTGAAGGCATCGGCATGGCGTTCCGCAAGCGGGACAAAGAGCTGGCTGACAAGTTCAATGCCGCACTTCAGAAATTGAAGACCAATGGCGTGTATGACGACATTATGAAAAAGTATTTCAGCTACAGCATCAAAATGTAA
- a CDS encoding ABC transporter ATP-binding protein, translated as MTDPLPLVVNDLHKHFGELEVLKGVSLEAKKGDVISMIGSSGSGKSTFLRCINLLEMPTSGEIIVHGKPIGFKVNRRGQRVPENMRQVEAMRARLSMVFQGFNLWSHMTILENIIEAPIQVLGMNKAEALEKAKHYLQKVGIYERRDYYPAQMSGGQQQRAAIARALAMEPEVMLFDEPTSALDPELVGEVLKVMRSLAEEGRTMVVVTHEMAFAKDVSSQVVFLHKGIIEECGSPDKVFNNPSSERMKIFLAPKY; from the coding sequence ATGACCGATCCGTTACCACTCGTTGTCAACGACCTGCACAAACACTTCGGCGAACTGGAGGTGTTGAAAGGCGTATCACTGGAGGCAAAAAAAGGTGACGTCATCTCCATGATCGGCTCATCCGGTTCGGGGAAGAGTACGTTCCTGCGTTGCATCAACCTGCTGGAGATGCCGACCTCTGGTGAGATTATTGTCCATGGCAAGCCTATCGGTTTCAAAGTCAATCGGCGCGGACAACGGGTTCCTGAAAACATGCGTCAGGTTGAAGCGATGCGGGCACGGCTTTCCATGGTCTTCCAGGGATTTAATCTTTGGTCCCATATGACCATTCTTGAAAACATCATCGAAGCACCGATTCAGGTTCTGGGTATGAACAAGGCAGAAGCCTTGGAGAAGGCTAAACATTATCTGCAAAAAGTCGGCATTTATGAACGACGGGACTATTACCCTGCCCAGATGTCTGGTGGCCAGCAACAGCGTGCCGCAATTGCCAGGGCCCTGGCAATGGAGCCGGAGGTCATGTTATTTGACGAACCCACCTCGGCACTTGACCCCGAACTGGTCGGCGAGGTGTTAAAAGTGATGCGCAGTCTCGCAGAGGAAGGTCGAACCATGGTCGTGGTCACCCATGAAATGGCTTTCGCCAAAGACGTCTCCAGCCAAGTCGTATTTCTTCACAAAGGCATCATTGAGGAATGCGGGTCACCGGATAAAGTGTTTAATAACCCAAGCTCAGAGCGGATGAAAATCTTCCTCGCGCCCAAGTATTAG
- a CDS encoding alpha/beta fold hydrolase, producing the protein MPDTLLSLRRRPLKMARHLKSSVANAQKRVFNPDPLVQAEKTPYEVIFSHDIVKLRYYPPLVESQISVGGKMMPVAKKTHKTPLVLVSPLAVNMYIYDLFTDRSLVKYLRAQGFELYLVDWGRPGWQHNHYSIASYFKDWMPELLAKVREHSGQQKLSLHGWSLGGLFSLCYTALGDPDIENLILVGAPCDYHNNGALGKQYRLLSKQLRWLEKKTGWRVHQTKRRWWRSPGWANALAFKLTNPVASVQGYLDLVRNLHSEEYVINHATNGAFLDNMVAYPGAVIQDVVQFLLTDNVVAHGKLPMIAPEPAVDDAMGHLNQVNANLLLVCGTNDPIVTRECSVAMLKHVNSSDHKVLDVPGGHMGILSGSNAPRDIWPEIVAWLQERSSR; encoded by the coding sequence ATGCCTGATACTTTGTTGTCATTGCGTCGCCGTCCGTTAAAAATGGCACGCCACTTGAAAAGTTCAGTTGCCAATGCCCAAAAAAGGGTATTTAACCCTGACCCTTTGGTGCAGGCAGAGAAAACACCGTATGAGGTGATTTTTTCTCACGATATAGTGAAGCTGCGTTATTACCCTCCTTTAGTGGAGTCGCAAATCTCTGTCGGCGGGAAGATGATGCCGGTGGCGAAAAAAACACATAAAACGCCATTGGTATTGGTTTCACCCTTGGCGGTCAATATGTATATCTATGACTTGTTCACGGATCGAAGCCTGGTGAAATATCTTCGAGCTCAAGGGTTCGAGCTTTATCTCGTGGACTGGGGGCGACCCGGCTGGCAGCATAATCATTACTCGATCGCCAGCTACTTCAAAGACTGGATGCCAGAGCTGCTGGCCAAAGTCCGAGAGCACAGTGGGCAGCAGAAGCTTTCCCTGCACGGTTGGAGCCTGGGTGGATTGTTCAGCTTGTGTTACACCGCCCTGGGGGATCCCGATATTGAAAATTTGATCTTGGTAGGCGCCCCTTGCGATTATCACAACAATGGCGCTCTGGGTAAGCAATACCGGTTATTATCGAAACAATTACGCTGGCTGGAGAAAAAAACCGGTTGGCGTGTGCATCAGACCAAACGTCGTTGGTGGCGATCTCCTGGTTGGGCGAATGCGTTGGCGTTCAAACTGACCAATCCGGTGGCCAGTGTGCAGGGGTATCTTGATTTGGTTCGTAATCTGCACTCCGAGGAATATGTGATCAATCACGCGACAAATGGTGCCTTCCTTGACAACATGGTAGCTTACCCGGGAGCCGTTATTCAGGACGTGGTTCAATTTTTGTTGACTGACAATGTGGTTGCCCACGGAAAGCTACCCATGATTGCACCGGAACCGGCTGTAGATGATGCCATGGGCCACTTGAATCAAGTGAATGCGAATCTGTTGCTCGTTTGCGGAACCAATGACCCAATTGTTACTCGGGAATGCAGTGTTGCGATGTTGAAGCATGTCAACAGCAGCGATCATAAAGTACTGGATGTACCCGGTGGTCATATGGGAATTTTATCGGGCAGTAATGCGCCTCGCGATATCTGGCCTGAGATTGTGGCGTGGTTACAGGAGCGTTCAAGCAGGTAG
- a CDS encoding oxidoreductase-like domain-containing protein, which produces MTNTIEKPEPPESWECCESGCSPCVWDHYYEALNEWQEQQTRNAAETET; this is translated from the coding sequence TTGACAAACACAATTGAGAAACCGGAACCACCAGAAAGCTGGGAATGCTGTGAAAGTGGCTGCAGCCCCTGTGTTTGGGACCACTACTATGAAGCCTTGAATGAATGGCAAGAGCAACAAACCCGAAATGCAGCTGAAACTGAGACCTAA
- a CDS encoding Ig-like domain-containing protein: MIRTKPLSLYVIFCGSTLVGSLAHANATESDSAANNTGNMQLTGDQNQVKFDYIGDQSRIGIGIDDDFDLVAEIMHGFLDDGDSVWIGEGWFSRGAGGLKLNYHWLSETVNWDDPAQVPDGLKTYKVFAAVDQNREDDRKVTLGGGFENKDLFASLYISASFTGSRETGVNRSTLENILSGVDATGSFQQTEFTTTTTRVFEHAYDYGIGARIGTYFDQSLVRLRGGLDYEVGDYDSDQFTLSAAVEKFFENTRHSLALSAEHIEKSGDFEIDDRDTRVILMWRYSFGGDPYQPSKVLTQEQVEKINPAVAPVTEMKLMQDNVDLRVEALFGLDQSSLNETSLSAISKIVNQLNKGAIVGKISVVGFTCDLGSSAYNKALSERRALAVRRQLIALGVDPANILVEGRGEAQPKVPNTSEENRRLNRRVQIQFLQAVEREVVVQPGKEETREMIWTQRQVDNVPAWIKRSMYNPVQHKRTVDVYRYEKEETEVTLGEKTYLNAIPVAAADQITVRRNSGDTIIDALANDTDQDGEALSIVAVTQPANGVATNFGDVISYRPAAGFVGTDQIEYTIQDSQGETATAVIEITVTNTIPTASNDSISASANTPVLIPVLDNDRDDDSDSLQITQVGNPANGSVSIEGDLIRYIPATGFVGTDSFTYTVTDGFETTVANVTVTVQPGAPTSGADSAETEFETPVTIDVLANDSAFNGGVLTIVGVSQPANGSVEIVNGVVVYTPNSGFSGTDSFTYTIREAGGEESTGTVSVVVAEDDSGNGGGNENNAPEAVNDVIFANLTDTITLDVLANDTDADGDTLTVVSIDNLPRESQAIITLNEDGSIIFVPQANWRGGVLEFTYRVSDGKGGFDVARVKIKC, encoded by the coding sequence ATGATCAGGACTAAACCCTTATCGCTCTACGTTATATTCTGTGGCTCTACACTGGTCGGGAGCCTGGCCCATGCTAATGCAACAGAGTCAGATTCGGCGGCAAACAACACTGGCAATATGCAGTTGACCGGGGATCAAAATCAAGTGAAGTTTGATTACATCGGTGATCAATCCAGAATTGGAATTGGTATCGATGACGATTTTGACCTGGTTGCAGAAATCATGCATGGTTTTCTGGATGACGGCGATTCAGTGTGGATTGGTGAGGGCTGGTTTAGTCGTGGCGCAGGAGGTCTGAAGTTAAACTATCACTGGCTTTCGGAAACCGTCAATTGGGATGACCCCGCCCAGGTGCCGGATGGACTGAAAACCTACAAGGTTTTTGCCGCAGTGGATCAAAACCGGGAAGATGATCGGAAGGTTACCTTGGGTGGCGGATTTGAAAACAAAGACTTGTTTGCCAGTCTTTATATTTCCGCATCCTTTACCGGGTCCCGTGAAACGGGCGTGAACCGTTCCACATTGGAGAATATTCTATCCGGCGTGGATGCGACCGGTAGTTTCCAGCAAACAGAGTTTACCACTACCACCACACGGGTTTTTGAACACGCCTACGATTATGGTATTGGTGCACGTATCGGTACTTACTTTGATCAGTCTCTCGTGCGTCTCCGGGGTGGTCTGGATTATGAAGTGGGTGACTATGATTCCGACCAATTTACCTTGTCCGCTGCAGTGGAGAAATTTTTCGAGAATACCCGTCATAGTCTCGCATTAAGTGCTGAGCATATCGAAAAGTCAGGGGACTTCGAAATTGATGATCGTGATACCCGTGTCATTCTGATGTGGCGCTACAGCTTTGGTGGCGATCCTTATCAGCCCAGCAAGGTGCTGACCCAGGAGCAGGTCGAGAAGATTAACCCGGCAGTTGCCCCTGTCACTGAAATGAAGTTGATGCAGGACAATGTTGATCTGAGAGTTGAAGCGCTGTTTGGACTGGATCAATCGTCGCTTAATGAAACCTCCTTGTCCGCGATCAGCAAAATCGTGAATCAACTGAACAAAGGCGCAATTGTTGGCAAAATTTCAGTTGTCGGCTTCACCTGTGATTTGGGCTCCAGTGCTTATAATAAGGCGCTGTCCGAGCGTCGTGCACTGGCCGTACGCCGCCAGTTGATCGCATTAGGGGTTGATCCGGCCAATATTCTTGTGGAAGGACGAGGGGAAGCACAACCCAAGGTACCAAATACGTCTGAGGAAAACCGCCGCCTGAACCGCCGGGTTCAGATTCAATTCCTGCAAGCAGTAGAGCGGGAGGTTGTTGTGCAGCCCGGTAAGGAAGAAACCCGGGAAATGATCTGGACACAGCGTCAGGTTGATAATGTACCCGCCTGGATCAAACGCTCCATGTACAACCCGGTACAACACAAGCGAACGGTTGACGTTTACCGCTACGAGAAAGAAGAAACGGAAGTGACGCTGGGCGAGAAAACCTATCTTAACGCAATCCCTGTAGCGGCTGCGGATCAGATTACCGTGCGACGAAACAGCGGAGATACAATCATCGATGCGCTTGCCAATGACACCGATCAGGATGGTGAAGCATTATCCATTGTTGCCGTTACACAACCTGCGAACGGGGTGGCGACTAATTTCGGCGATGTTATCAGCTACCGGCCTGCAGCAGGTTTTGTCGGTACGGATCAAATTGAATACACCATTCAGGATTCCCAGGGGGAAACGGCTACCGCGGTGATTGAAATTACCGTAACCAATACAATACCGACGGCCAGTAATGACAGTATCAGTGCCAGCGCCAACACGCCGGTCTTGATCCCGGTATTGGATAATGACCGTGATGATGACAGTGACAGCCTGCAAATTACACAAGTTGGTAACCCCGCGAATGGCAGCGTCAGCATTGAGGGTGATTTGATCCGGTATATTCCGGCCACAGGTTTCGTCGGTACCGACAGCTTTACCTACACCGTGACGGATGGTTTTGAAACGACCGTTGCGAACGTAACTGTGACCGTTCAGCCGGGGGCTCCCACTTCAGGTGCAGACAGTGCAGAAACGGAATTTGAAACCCCGGTAACCATTGATGTGCTCGCAAATGACAGCGCCTTTAATGGTGGTGTGCTCACTATCGTCGGCGTATCCCAGCCTGCCAATGGTTCGGTGGAAATTGTAAACGGTGTTGTGGTGTACACGCCAAACTCCGGATTTAGCGGTACTGACAGCTTCACTTACACTATCCGCGAAGCCGGTGGGGAAGAGTCAACAGGTACCGTCAGTGTCGTTGTTGCCGAGGATGATTCCGGTAATGGCGGAGGCAATGAGAATAATGCGCCTGAAGCGGTTAACGACGTGATCTTTGCGAATTTAACCGACACCATTACGCTGGATGTGCTTGCCAATGATACGGATGCCGATGGTGATACGCTGACGGTGGTTTCCATTGATAATCTTCCAAGGGAATCCCAGGCAATCATTACCCTGAATGAAGACGGCTCGATTATCTTCGTGCCTCAGGCCAACTGGCGTGGTGGTGTGTTGGAGTTCACTTATCGTGTCAGCGATGGTAAAGGTGGATTCGATGTGGCGCGTGTGAAAATCAAATGTTAA
- a CDS encoding mechanosensitive ion channel family protein: MDSSVAEQVEILGTILQPSKIALLLLGAWLLWFINNLAKKLADRLMLNLPSYRFLLLQSVTLFSFVWYLGGFYVLVVGVLDPPKEFILALGGSAVVAVGFALKDVAASLIAGLILLFDRPFQVGDRVSFSGVYGEITSIGLRSVRIKTLDDNLVTIPNASFITDVVSSGNSGAMDMMVVVDFHLAMDADISLAQQLLHEVVITSPYVYLKKNIAFTCKEIALSDRLAIRVQAKAYVFDVHYESAFCSDITRRGEIILARENIKRPVRS, translated from the coding sequence ATGGATAGTTCTGTCGCCGAACAAGTCGAAATACTCGGGACCATTCTTCAACCGTCTAAAATCGCGTTATTGTTACTCGGCGCATGGCTGCTCTGGTTCATTAATAACCTGGCCAAGAAGCTGGCCGACCGGCTCATGCTAAATCTGCCCAGCTACCGTTTTCTGCTCCTGCAATCGGTGACTCTTTTTAGTTTCGTATGGTATCTGGGCGGATTTTACGTGCTCGTGGTTGGCGTACTGGATCCACCGAAAGAGTTTATTCTGGCACTGGGCGGCAGCGCAGTTGTCGCTGTCGGTTTCGCCCTGAAAGATGTCGCGGCTTCACTGATCGCCGGGCTGATTTTACTGTTCGACCGCCCCTTTCAGGTGGGGGATCGGGTGAGTTTTTCGGGTGTCTATGGCGAAATCACCAGTATTGGTTTGCGCTCCGTAAGAATTAAAACGCTGGATGACAACCTGGTTACCATTCCAAACGCGAGTTTTATCACGGATGTGGTATCCAGCGGGAACAGTGGTGCCATGGACATGATGGTGGTGGTCGATTTTCACCTTGCAATGGATGCAGACATCTCGTTAGCCCAGCAGCTCTTGCACGAGGTGGTGATTACCAGTCCTTATGTCTACCTGAAAAAGAACATTGCCTTTACCTGCAAAGAAATCGCGCTGTCTGATCGGCTGGCGATCCGGGTGCAAGCAAAGGCTTATGTATTCGACGTACACTATGAAAGTGCGTTTTGCAGTGATATTACCCGTCGGGGAGAAATTATTCTCGCCAGGGAGAATATTAAACGACCGGTTCGATCTTAA
- a CDS encoding ATP-binding protein has protein sequence MPTPHPPKGLWIAIYSMTFQIDLNLLIHWLYSIFIAIGNYFSTALTEMFQQGFADTTAYVQWLLEGFLLCAVLWAIIRLSSVAPAWISAGQKYLLASLGHSTRMRLINSVIWVIKPNTSWLLIALVSSQIPRFVSEEWVIFAMLKPIGVLYALYRALRLTSEWLLSRMYNRQDQFIPAATWNRIHRHAMVIAAVGCLMWITPLLWLPGALSLWIALSWILKQHQPVTGKFLAKFSHTPKDNWLNHDSAMIVWPLVLPFVQGIDLVLRSHELLSLSEKYRTFSLRVLHFRLKTAIPEEEPGEKDIATESAQAKSYRYWILERPEHEQPHISQDALLDQLRSPVLSWLAEQSPSQTLLIRGDRGTGKTHLVRQLCQTLTEPSVGKLWQTISIRTTQPEDVEKLFNDLTHSVPNSDIPDWGSGPDTQATQTFEEISASHTEIIPEEARSKRLIIIDNAENLFQCEPGGFAGLKRFYQLLENRLGDDFYIIIMHGQAWQFLDRCFPRQHPFDQEIVMPRWSATDIRKLILSRHHASKRRLQYDDLLLSALAGTEAASFRAADTRVFNLLWELSHGNPLVALNLWLNSAQFDHNDITIALPQRPNSTFLSQLPIEACFLLLQVVYHRTISSEALTRVIPIADTKIQNLTRQCLQQGILQWSQEDHLIISPTWYTQVINHLSLKNLIYG, from the coding sequence ATGCCCACGCCCCATCCACCCAAGGGCTTATGGATCGCGATCTATTCAATGACCTTCCAAATCGATTTAAACCTGTTAATCCACTGGCTGTATTCGATCTTTATCGCCATCGGAAATTACTTTTCAACCGCTCTGACGGAGATGTTCCAGCAGGGCTTTGCGGATACCACAGCTTACGTGCAATGGTTGCTGGAAGGTTTTTTACTCTGCGCCGTGCTCTGGGCCATTATACGATTATCCTCAGTGGCCCCGGCGTGGATTTCCGCTGGACAAAAATACTTGCTGGCGTCGTTGGGCCACAGTACTCGGATGCGATTGATCAATAGCGTTATCTGGGTGATCAAGCCGAATACCAGCTGGTTGCTGATTGCTCTGGTCTCCAGTCAGATTCCACGTTTTGTATCGGAAGAGTGGGTCATCTTCGCGATGCTTAAGCCAATCGGTGTATTGTATGCACTTTACCGTGCATTGAGGCTCACCAGTGAATGGCTGCTTTCGAGAATGTACAATCGCCAGGATCAGTTTATTCCTGCCGCCACCTGGAATCGAATCCATCGCCATGCAATGGTCATCGCGGCAGTGGGTTGCTTGATGTGGATTACCCCCCTCCTCTGGTTGCCCGGCGCACTCTCGCTCTGGATTGCCCTCTCCTGGATACTGAAACAGCATCAGCCTGTTACCGGTAAATTTCTCGCAAAGTTCAGTCACACGCCCAAAGACAATTGGCTAAACCATGATTCAGCCATGATAGTTTGGCCATTGGTATTGCCATTCGTGCAGGGGATCGATCTGGTATTGCGCAGTCATGAGCTTTTGAGTCTTTCGGAAAAGTATCGAACGTTCAGCCTTCGGGTACTGCACTTCCGCTTGAAAACAGCCATTCCTGAGGAGGAGCCCGGTGAAAAAGATATTGCAACAGAATCCGCCCAGGCCAAGTCCTACCGTTACTGGATACTGGAACGCCCGGAGCATGAACAACCACACATTAGCCAAGACGCATTGCTCGATCAACTGCGCTCACCGGTTTTGTCATGGCTTGCCGAGCAGAGCCCGAGTCAGACACTCCTGATACGAGGTGATCGGGGGACGGGCAAAACCCATTTAGTCAGGCAGCTGTGTCAGACCCTCACCGAGCCGTCTGTCGGGAAACTCTGGCAAACTATATCGATAAGGACGACTCAGCCAGAAGATGTTGAAAAACTGTTCAACGATCTCACCCACTCCGTTCCAAATTCAGATATTCCAGACTGGGGCAGCGGTCCGGATACTCAGGCCACACAGACCTTCGAGGAGATCTCGGCAAGTCATACGGAAATTATCCCTGAGGAAGCACGATCGAAACGCCTGATAATCATCGACAATGCCGAAAATCTTTTTCAGTGTGAACCTGGGGGGTTTGCCGGGCTGAAGCGTTTTTACCAGCTCCTTGAAAACCGCTTGGGAGACGATTTTTATATCATTATTATGCACGGTCAGGCCTGGCAATTTCTGGACCGCTGTTTTCCGCGCCAGCACCCCTTTGATCAAGAAATTGTAATGCCTCGGTGGTCTGCAACGGATATTCGAAAACTGATCCTTTCCCGACACCATGCATCGAAGCGTCGCCTCCAATATGATGATTTATTGCTCTCCGCATTGGCGGGCACCGAGGCGGCATCCTTTCGCGCAGCCGATACACGGGTCTTTAATCTCCTGTGGGAACTGAGCCACGGTAACCCGCTTGTTGCCCTGAATCTTTGGCTCAACTCCGCACAGTTCGATCACAACGACATTACCATCGCTCTGCCGCAACGACCAAATTCAACATTTTTGAGCCAATTGCCCATTGAAGCCTGCTTTCTACTGTTGCAAGTCGTCTATCACCGCACCATATCCTCGGAGGCACTAACTCGGGTAATCCCGATCGCGGACACGAAAATTCAAAACCTGACCCGTCAATGCCTGCAACAGGGCATACTGCAATGGTCCCAGGAAGATCACCTGATCATCAGCCCGACCTGGTACACCCAGGTTATTAATCATCTTTCTCTGAAAAACCTGATCTACGGATAA
- a CDS encoding glycine-rich domain-containing protein codes for MRIALKDREPLLDISVFSGYFDQLRELLFQTYEIDYSDAVYSVDVLIEFFKLKKETPESFLILPQIADWAWHEFIVDTKNYHQFCDQYFGYYLDHVKAEKNSDTEVLLIEKYNATKQVFNALSELRFDEEFWVDCGWKSPEYRFREVPNYESAVECEELGDDKSSIDLFWIKDRLIERFGWSGPVSDQAIDQYKAFLSRKTMGGSVLRSSYCDFVWREHILWTERYRSDCQALFGSYFHRPSLGITHGS; via the coding sequence ATGAGAATTGCTTTGAAAGATAGAGAGCCGTTATTAGATATTAGTGTATTCAGTGGTTATTTTGATCAGCTTCGTGAACTATTATTTCAAACCTACGAAATTGATTACTCGGACGCTGTTTACTCTGTTGATGTTTTGATTGAGTTTTTTAAACTCAAAAAAGAGACACCGGAATCATTTCTCATCTTGCCACAGATCGCGGATTGGGCTTGGCATGAGTTTATTGTCGATACGAAAAATTACCACCAATTTTGCGATCAATATTTTGGTTATTATTTGGATCATGTTAAAGCCGAAAAAAATTCAGATACCGAAGTGTTACTGATTGAGAAATACAACGCTACAAAACAAGTTTTTAACGCGTTGAGTGAGCTTCGGTTTGATGAAGAGTTCTGGGTAGATTGTGGTTGGAAGTCCCCTGAGTATAGATTTAGAGAGGTACCTAACTACGAAAGTGCAGTCGAGTGTGAAGAGCTTGGTGATGACAAAAGTTCGATCGATTTGTTCTGGATTAAAGACCGTTTAATCGAGCGTTTTGGATGGAGTGGTCCCGTATCTGATCAGGCTATTGACCAATATAAAGCCTTTCTAAGTCGTAAAACGATGGGAGGCTCTGTTCTTCGTTCTTCATATTGTGATTTTGTATGGCGTGAACATATATTGTGGACTGAGCGTTATAGGTCAGATTGCCAAGCCCTGTTCGGAAGCTATTTTCACAGACCCTCTCTGGGAATAACTCACGGAAGCTGA
- a CDS encoding imm11 family protein, producing the protein MNKKGHIMIYRFLSKLAIQERLEAFPVPGLGKEGCLRWGIGTVYYEDKMVRTSHQHEIEGIEFFQAPQINTISSPVGLNLRLNQGKETELLPDIWGVNSQLFVSDRVKSVVEMIDTMHHEYIPIQWIDYLGKPIRTETNYYWFNQRRFLSIEPLSRIAKCEELGFYPLDLEEDFLARIIDTPSVRETLERLPIWQHCRMNVEAHHCKNLKYRCIVYLNQVMVDALRKNDVVGMDLFTRSNGQGEESLSVLASSLPSRCD; encoded by the coding sequence GTGAACAAAAAAGGGCATATTATGATTTATCGATTCTTATCTAAACTTGCAATACAGGAGCGCCTGGAGGCATTTCCGGTTCCCGGTCTTGGGAAGGAGGGCTGTCTGCGATGGGGGATTGGAACCGTTTACTATGAAGATAAAATGGTTCGAACGTCACACCAACATGAGATAGAAGGTATTGAATTTTTCCAGGCCCCGCAGATTAATACAATTTCGAGCCCTGTTGGATTGAACCTGAGATTAAACCAAGGTAAAGAAACAGAACTTTTACCTGACATCTGGGGCGTAAATAGCCAATTATTTGTATCTGATAGGGTAAAATCAGTCGTCGAGATGATAGATACAATGCACCACGAATACATCCCGATACAGTGGATTGATTACTTGGGAAAACCGATTCGCACTGAAACAAACTATTACTGGTTCAATCAAAGGCGTTTTTTGTCGATTGAGCCTTTAAGCCGCATTGCGAAATGCGAAGAGCTTGGTTTTTACCCATTGGATTTGGAAGAGGATTTTCTGGCACGGATCATTGACACACCTAGCGTTCGTGAAACCTTGGAAAGGTTACCCATATGGCAACATTGTCGAATGAATGTTGAAGCCCACCACTGTAAGAATCTTAAATATCGTTGCATCGTCTATTTGAATCAAGTGATGGTGGATGCATTAAGAAAAAATGATGTTGTTGGGATGGACTTATTCACTAGAAGTAATGGCCAGGGAGAGGAGTCGTTATCTGTTCTAGCATCTTCATTGCCCAGCCGATGTGACTAA